The genome window GCACCGGTATCACCCGTGGCACCCGTCGCTCCGGTTGCTCCGGTGTCGCCCGTGGCACCCGTCGCTCCGGTTGCTCCGGTGTCGCCCGTCGCACCCGTGGCTCCGGTCGCACCCGTTTCACCTATGCCTGTGGCACCTGTTGCGCCGGTAGCTCCGGTGTCACCCGTCGCGCCGGTAGCACCCGTGGCACCTGTAGCGCCCGTAGCACCGTTCTGGCCGTTCTGACCGTTCTGGCCATTCTGACCGTTCTGGCCGTTCTGACCGTTCTGGCCATTTTGGCCTGTAGCACCCGTAGCACCCGTGGCACCGGTTGCGCCGGTAGCGCCTGTAGCACCGGTTTCACCCGCGCCCGTGGCACCTGTCGCGCCCGTTGCACCGGTAGCACCCGTAGCACCGGCCGGACCCGTCGGACCACCTTCAGGACCCGTTGCACCGGTATCACCCGTTGCGCCGGTATCGCCCGTGGCACCCGTGGCTCCAGTTGCACCGGTAGCGCCGGTAGCGCCGGTAGCGCCGGTTGCGCCGGTTGCGCCGGTAGCACCCGTGGCACCGACTTCGCCGGTAGCACCTGTGGCACCTGTGGCACCCGTAGCGCCCGTTGCGCCGGTATCGCCCGTGGCTCCAGTTGCACCGGTTGCGCCTGTAGCACCGGTAGCGCCAGTTGCACCGGTAGCGCCTGTAGCGCCTGTAGCGCCGGTAGCGCCGGTTGCGCCGGTAGCACCCGTGGCACCGACTTCGCCGGTAGCACCTGTGGCACCTGTGGCACCCGTAGCGCCCGTTGCACCGGTTGCGCCTGTAGCACCCGTTGCGCCAGTTGCACCCGTAGCGCCTGTAGCACCGGTATCACCCGTAGCTCCAGTTGCACCGGTTGCGCCTGTAGCACCGGTAGCGCCAGTTGCACCTGTGGCACCGGTAGCACCCGTGGCACCGACCTCGCCTGTAGCACCTGTGGCACCCGTAGCGCCCGTTGCACCGGTTGCGCCGGTAGCGCCCGTAGCACCGGTTGCGCCCGTAGCACCTGTGGCACCTGTGGCACCGGTAGCTCCAGTTGCACCCGTGGCACCCGTAGCGCCTGTTGCACCGGTATCACCCGTAGCTCCAGTTGCACCGGTAGCGCCTGTAGCACCCGTGGCACCGGTTGCGCCGGTAGCACCTGTGGCACCCGTAGCGCCTGTTGCACCGGTGTCACCCGTGGCTCCAGTTGCGCCGGTAGCGCCCGTGGCACCAGTTGCACCGGTAGCTCCAGTTGCACCCGTGGCACCCGTAGCGCCTGTTGCACCGGTATCACCCGTAGCTCCAGTTGCACCGGTAGCGCCTGTAGCACCTGTAGCACCTGTAGCACCTGTGGCACCCGTAGCGCCCGTTGCACCGGTTGCGCCGGTAGCGCCCGTTGCACCGGTTGCGCCGGTAGCGCCCGTTGCACCGGTGGCACCCGTGGCTCCAGTTGCGCCGGTAGCGCCGGTAGCGCCGGTAGCGCCGGTAGCACCCGTGGCTCCAGTTGCGCCGGTGTCACCCGTGGCACCCGTGGCTCCAGTTGCACCGGTAGCACCTGTGGCACCCGTAGCGCCTGTTGCACCGGTGTCACCCGTGGCTCCAGTTGCACCCGTAGCACCGGTAGCGCCCGTGGCACCGGTTGCGCCGGTATCACCCGTGGCACCCGTGGCTCCAGTTGCGCCGGTAGCACCTGTGGCACCCGTAGCGCCTGTTGCACCGGTGTCACCCGTGGCTCCAGTTGCGCCGGTAGCGCCAGTTGCACCCGTGGCACCCGTTACACCGGTAGCGCCGGTGGCACCCGTGGCTCCAGTTGCACCGGTAGCGCCGGTGGCACCTGTAGCACCCGTGGCGCCGGTAGCACCGGTATCACCCGTTGCGCCTGTTGCACCCGTGGCGCCTGTAGCGCCTGTGTCACCCGTGGCTCCAGTTGCACCGGTAGCGCCGGTGGCACCTGTAGCACCCGTGGCGCCCGTTGGACCGGTGTCGCCTGTGGGACCCGTGTTTCCAGTTGCACCCGTTGGACCGGTGTCGCCCGTGGGACCCGTTGCTCCAGTTGCACCCGTGGCACCCGTTGCACCGGTGTCGCCCGTGGGACCCGTGGCTCCAGTTGCGCCTGTAGCACCCGTGGCACCTGTGGCACCGGTGTCGCCCGTGGCACCGGTAGCACCGGTAGCACCGGTGTCGCCCGTTGCGCCCGTTGGGCCGGTTACGCCGACGTCCAGAAGCGTAACGTCAAACTGCCCGCTTATTGCGGGATTTCCCTGTGTCTGGGCCGTCCCGAGCTGATTGAACACGAAGACGTTGGCTGCGGTGCCTCCCTCTGGGAGAGCGACGATGACCTTATATTGGGACGTCAGGAGAGTACCCGTCGCCAAATCAACGGCGGCGTTTGTAACTGTTGTACTACCTAACAATATAAAATCTTCACCGTCGAAGTAGTAAACGTACTCTGTAGTGCCGAGTATATCTCGACCAGCGACTTCTATTAAATCTGCCATCACCTTCACCTTTTGTTGAATTGTGCGCAACCAATAAGTGCTTTGGCGCGAACAATATAGGCGCGTCGATTACTGACAATGACATCGATAATACTGCTTAGTTGCATTTTTATGAACAGCGCTATCTTGGATAGAAAAATAATATGCTGGGTAGAGAGCGGAACGGCCTATGAGTTTGCAACTTTCATCCGCCGGAAGCTGTGCTGGCTGGGGCCGGTTGCCGCCGCGGCCAGTTCGCTGGGCTTGGCTGACTCGAGAGGGGAGACAGTTTACGGCAGCGCTCGGCCACAGCCGGATCCCGGGCGCGCTGGCATGGCCGGGTGAGCCGTGAGACGTCGAAAGCGATCGACCCCCCGGCAGAACCTGCTGAAACGTTGCGCAAGCATTACTGGAAAGGCGGGCCCCGCTTCCGATGTCCGGGGCAGTGATGGTGCCCCCTGATCTCTTCGGCCCTTGCGTATCGAGAGACAGCCGGCGACTCTGGACAGTCGACTTATGAGCTGGCCTCGGATCTTCTCGAAGCGGGGGAGGGCGGATTGCTCACGCGACTGCAGTCAAAAGGACGATTGGACTGCAGTCGCGGCTAGGTGACGAAGCCCGAGTTGGTTGCCGTCGCATCGGCAACCATAGTGCCTATGCTTTCTGGAGGTTCGCTTCCTGTATCTTCTCGCGAGCGAACTGAGCGTTGCGCTCGATACGCTCCCGGTAGCCTTCGGGCAGGTCCTTCAATTGAAGCAGCTTCTCGCTTGCTTGCAGGGACTCGGAATAATGGCCGGCCCAATAGGCCAGGACCGAGTATTCATCCAGCATTCCGTATGTATAAACCGAAGGCTCAACGAACAGGACCGCCCCTTCTGGCTTCTTGATGTCGATCCCCTGACGGGCGATCATGTAGCCTTGATGGAACTTGTTGTTCACGCGGCAGTACCTCGCCGCCGCATGCAGCGATTCGGCGCGAGTCGGGCAGACGTTGAATGCGCGCAGATAGGTGGCGAGAATGTCGGCTTCACTGTGGCCGAGTTCTTCCATGAGCCGTCCTGCGGACAGGAGCGCGATGAAAACTTCCTGCTCCCAGAACCCCAGTTCCGCCCGTTTCAGATAATTGGTGAGAGACTTGGCCTTTTCTCCGGCCGAGCGATAACTTTGCGCCAGATAGAAGGTATAGCGAGAAATCAGGAACGGGTCGCGCTCTGACACGAGTGTCCGTTCCAGAAGCTCCGCGTCGTGGAGATATTTGAGCGGGTTCTTGTTGCGGGCGCTATCGTAGAACGTCCGATTGTGAAAGCCCTTTATTATAACGCCCCAGGTGCAATGTTTTCCGGGCGATTCCAGAAATTCGTGCAGGACGCCGCGATATCTGAACCCGATGTTGTTCCGGAACAAGATGGGACGCTGATTGATGATCCCGCCATTGTAGGTCGGAACCTGGTAGAAATCGCGATCGAGGGAGCGCTTGAAGCCCTCGAGGTCGACGCCTTCCTCGATTTCGAGAGCTTCGTCAGCATCGATCATCAGGCAGTAATCGATGTCTTTGTATTTGCGAAGCTCGGTCAGCGCGAACGTTCTGTTCCATGCAAAATCGCGCCACGGCTCTTCGATGACGACGCCCCTGATGTTGTTGTCTTTCAGAAACCTGCGGATGACATCCTGAGTGCCATCGGTCGAACCGGTATCGACGACAAGAACGAAGTCGACAAGGCGCGTCGCGCTTGCAAGACAACGCTCGATGCAGTGCGCCTCGTTTTTGGCAATCAGGCAGAGCCCGATTGTCTTCAAGGTTGCCTGGGGCTCGGAAGCAGTTCCGAACGGTGTTTGTTGTCTTCTCAACGTATCCTCCTGCCGGATTTGAAACCACTTCATGCGCGCGCTCTGGCTTTGTGCCGTCTTGGTACGAACGGTGAGTGGAACCGCCAGCGTGAAATCACTGGACAAATCCCTTGAGCAATTGGCGACAGCCGACGCCGCTCGAAGTGGGCGTTTTGCAACAGACGCAATTTGATCTTGAAGGCCTTGTGGCCGTGCTGACGAAGCAACTCTGAGCGGTACTGACTACGCCGCTTCTACCATAGATAGGATGTAGAAAAGGTAAACCACCTAAAATTGCAAATTATTGGTGCGGCAGGGTTGGCGCAAGTATCAATAAAACCCAGTATCTAACCAGGTTGAGTGTCCCGCCAATACTGAGCCTAAACCTAAGATCACGATAGGTTGAGTAAAGTCTGGGCGCCGTTGCGAACCGCAAGGGTCGACTCTGCGTCTCTACTCTTGCATTATAAGCCTGTTCCGGAGGATGCGGCTTGGAGCTGCAAGCTTGGGAGGTGGTTGGACTGATATTCAGGCAATAGCCCGACGCGCTGATCGGGAGGCAAGAAATCAGGTTCCAAAGCCATGACCATCAACGTGACCACCAGCTCCATCCTGCCAACCGGCGTGAATCTCGGCTCCGGCAAGGACTATCGGGCCGACTATTTCAATATCGACATCGACAACAGCTGGTCGCCCGATGCGGTGGTAGACCTCGCGAGCTTCGATCTGGATGCTGTCGGGGTAACGGTGCAGACGCACAGGTTCGGCGACGTGCGGCTGCGGCCGGGCACTTTCGACACCATCATCGCCAATGATGTGCTCGAACATGTGCCGAACCTCGTCAGGCTGATGACCAATTGCCTGAAGCTGCTCAAGGTCGGCGGGGTGTTCGAGATCAATGTGCCCTACGATCTCTCATTCGGCGCATGGCAGGATCCGACCCACGTGCGGGCCTTCAATGAGCGCAGCTGGCTCTATTATACGGACTGGTTCTGGTATCTCGGGTGGAGCGAGGCGCGGTTCGTTGTCGAGCGGATGACCTTTGTTCCGAGCGCAGCCGCCGCGCCGCTGGCAAGCACCGTACCCATGGCCGAGCTTCAGCGCATGCCCCGCATGATCGATGCGATGTCGGTGTCGCTTCGAAAGGTCGAACTGACGGCAGCGGATCGGAATGTCTGGGAGAATTGGCGTGAGCGCAAGCGGTTGGCACAAAGCCGCTGGTCGGCGCCCGTGCCAACCCCGCCAGCAGCCACATCGGCGGCGGCGCCCGCCTCACCGGTCGCGGCAGCGACACCGTCGCCCGTGACGCCTGCGCAAGCGGAGATTATCCCGCAAGCGTTCGCCGGCGGATGGGCGGCGCATCGCGACCGCCATTGCCTATGGATCGTCACGCCGGAGGGCTACAAACATCACCAGACCTTCGACGAATTCGCGCTCGGTCTCAGCGAGGCGTTCGCGGAACTGGGCGGGTCGTGTCCCATCGTTCGCGATCCCCTCTTGTTTAACGGACGCATCCCAATCGTCCTTGGCACACATCTGCTCCGGCACGCCTCTAGCGTGACCATTCCAGCCGACAGCATCCTCGTCAATTTCGAACAGGTCGTGACTGGCGGCGGCTGGATCAATGAGGGCTATCTGTCACTGCTGCGACGCTTCCCGGTCCTCGACTATTCGATACGGAACCGGAAGGCCCTGATCGAGCAGGGGATTACAAATGCCGGACTGCTGGGGATCGGCTACTCGCCCGGACTCGCCCGGATTCCGAATGCCCCGGAAAAGGATATCGACGTGCTATTCTACGGGTCGCTGAATCCCCGGCGAAAGAGCATTCTTGAAGCCTTGCGCGCCAGAGGGCTGAACACCGTGCATTTGTTCGGCGCCTATGGGGCCGAGCGCGATGCGGTCATTGCGCGGGCAAAGCTGGTGCTGAACCTTCACTTCTATGAAAGCGCCATTTTCGAGGTGGTGCGGGTCTCTTACCTTCTCGCCAACGGCATATGCGTCGTCAGCGAGGGAGAGAAGGGCGATCCGGATATCGCTCCGTTCGAAGGCGGGCTCGTGGTGTGCGGCTATGAGGAGATCGTCGATAGCTGCACCGCGCTCATCGCCGATGACGCATCCCGCATAGCTCTCGGCGTGCGAGGCCGGGACATCATGATGGCGCGTCGCCAATCCGATTTGCTCAAGGCTGTCTTCGGAGACTGAATTGCCTTGCGCGACGAGCATGGTCGATCGAGATCGCAAAGCATCCGCGGTAGCAGCCTCGCAGTCCGGTGAAACCGCGGTCGGGGGTGATGGCGCAGTGATCGGAGAACCTCGATTACGCACCCCATCCCGCCGGAAGAAAGCGAAACCGGAAGGCGGCTAACGTATCTGCCTGCTATCCGTCAGCGTCTTCAGGAAAGCCGTCAGCGCGTCTATGTCGCGGTCATCCAGCCTGCCGATAGACGCGAGTTCGCCACGCGCTATGTTGGCTGGCACCTCCGGTTCGCCAAATCCGGCCCCCTCGCGGCCCGCCCGTTCAGCCGCAAACGGGTCGGAAAAGCGCTGATGGAACAGAAGGACATTTCTCAAATCCCCGAAAATGCCGTTGTGCATGAACGGCCCGGTAGCAGCGACGTTGCGTAGGGAAGGTGTCTTGAAACGTCCCTCGAACCGGGGATCGGCGGCGACGGCACCGCCCCCGCCAAGTCCCCTGTCGACAAAGCCCGGCGCGGCGCCGTTTGTCGCGCGCACCGTGCGGTTCACCGGCACGCCGAGATTGTAATAACGAAAATTCGAGAACACCTCGCGTTCGGCAGGCTTGCGGTCGCTGCTCATATGGCAGGCCGCGCAGTTTCCGCGCTCCCGCGAAAAGAACAGATCGCGGCCGGCGGTCTCCTGTTCCGAGAGAACGGCTTCGCCGCGTCGCGCCCGGTCGTATTTCGAGTTGAACGGCGACATCGCGGGCGAGCGTTCGAACGCAGCGATTGCAGCCGTCATGGCCGCGAAGGCGCGCTCGTCGTCATCGAAAACCGTCTCGCCGAACAGAGCGCGAAACGCCGCCACATGGGCGGAATTCTCCTTCAGTCTGCCGACCACGCTCGCCTTGTCCGGCATACCCATCTCGATGGGGTTCAAGGGCGGTCCGCCCGCTTGATCTTCGAGCGTCGCCGCGCGACCATCCCAGAACAAACCCCCGACCGGCTCGCCGTTTGCGTCGAGGTGGAAGGCTGGCGCGAACGCGGCGTAAGCTGCGGACGGAGCGTTACGGTCCCCGAGCGAGCGGCCATCGGCCCCGCGAGAGACCGCGCCCGCAACGACGCCAAGCTCGCGCGGGTCCGTGAAGGCGAGATCCGGCGAATGGCAGCTCACGCAATTTTGCCGCCGGTTGAAGGACAGGTTGCGGTCGGCGAACAGCGCGCCGCCGAGTTTTTCAAGCTGAGCCGAGCGGGTGAGGGCGGCGCCTGGCGCGCGGCGATCATGAATGACGATACCCGCGAAGAGGGCAGTCGCACTGAACAGAGCGAGCGCGCTCGCTCCAACACGAAAGACCTTCCTCCGCCCGCTCGCGCTCATGCTAGTCCTGCGCCTCGCGGATTGCGACCTTCACCGTCTCGACGTCCGATCCGGCTACCATGATCGTGACGGGCCCTGCCGAAAGCTCGAAGCGCACGCTC of Rhodomicrobium lacus contains these proteins:
- a CDS encoding glycosyltransferase encodes the protein MRRQQTPFGTASEPQATLKTIGLCLIAKNEAHCIERCLASATRLVDFVLVVDTGSTDGTQDVIRRFLKDNNIRGVVIEEPWRDFAWNRTFALTELRKYKDIDYCLMIDADEALEIEEGVDLEGFKRSLDRDFYQVPTYNGGIINQRPILFRNNIGFRYRGVLHEFLESPGKHCTWGVIIKGFHNRTFYDSARNKNPLKYLHDAELLERTLVSERDPFLISRYTFYLAQSYRSAGEKAKSLTNYLKRAELGFWEQEVFIALLSAGRLMEELGHSEADILATYLRAFNVCPTRAESLHAAARYCRVNNKFHQGYMIARQGIDIKKPEGAVLFVEPSVYTYGMLDEYSVLAYWAGHYSESLQASEKLLQLKDLPEGYRERIERNAQFAREKIQEANLQKA
- a CDS encoding methyltransferase domain-containing protein; amino-acid sequence: MTINVTTSSILPTGVNLGSGKDYRADYFNIDIDNSWSPDAVVDLASFDLDAVGVTVQTHRFGDVRLRPGTFDTIIANDVLEHVPNLVRLMTNCLKLLKVGGVFEINVPYDLSFGAWQDPTHVRAFNERSWLYYTDWFWYLGWSEARFVVERMTFVPSAAAAPLASTVPMAELQRMPRMIDAMSVSLRKVELTAADRNVWENWRERKRLAQSRWSAPVPTPPAATSAAAPASPVAAATPSPVTPAQAEIIPQAFAGGWAAHRDRHCLWIVTPEGYKHHQTFDEFALGLSEAFAELGGSCPIVRDPLLFNGRIPIVLGTHLLRHASSVTIPADSILVNFEQVVTGGGWINEGYLSLLRRFPVLDYSIRNRKALIEQGITNAGLLGIGYSPGLARIPNAPEKDIDVLFYGSLNPRRKSILEALRARGLNTVHLFGAYGAERDAVIARAKLVLNLHFYESAIFEVVRVSYLLANGICVVSEGEKGDPDIAPFEGGLVVCGYEEIVDSCTALIADDASRIALGVRGRDIMMARRQSDLLKAVFGD
- a CDS encoding cytochrome-c peroxidase, giving the protein MSASGRRKVFRVGASALALFSATALFAGIVIHDRRAPGAALTRSAQLEKLGGALFADRNLSFNRRQNCVSCHSPDLAFTDPRELGVVAGAVSRGADGRSLGDRNAPSAAYAAFAPAFHLDANGEPVGGLFWDGRAATLEDQAGGPPLNPIEMGMPDKASVVGRLKENSAHVAAFRALFGETVFDDDERAFAAMTAAIAAFERSPAMSPFNSKYDRARRGEAVLSEQETAGRDLFFSRERGNCAACHMSSDRKPAEREVFSNFRYYNLGVPVNRTVRATNGAAPGFVDRGLGGGGAVAADPRFEGRFKTPSLRNVAATGPFMHNGIFGDLRNVLLFHQRFSDPFAAERAGREGAGFGEPEVPANIARGELASIGRLDDRDIDALTAFLKTLTDSRQIR